From the genome of Yersinia enterocolitica, one region includes:
- a CDS encoding adenosine deaminase has translation MIDPRLPLTDIHRHLDGNIRAQTILDLGRQFNLALPADELAELRPHVQITKTEPDLVSFLQKLDWGVAVLASLDACRRVAYENVEDAANAGLHYAELRFSPFYMAMKHQLPVAGVVEAVIDGVQSGCRDFDIDIRLIGILSRTFGEQACLQELDGLLAHREGITALDLAGDELGFPGGLFRSHFNRARDAGLRITVHAGEAAGPESIWQAIRELGAERIGHGVKAIEDSKLMDYLAEHNIGIESCLTSNIQTSTVSSLATHPLATFLRHGVMASINTDDPAVQGIEIANEYHIAAPAAGLTAQEIRQAQQNGLTMAFITEQEKQALRDKIRG, from the coding sequence ATGATTGATCCCCGCCTCCCCCTGACCGACATTCACCGCCACCTTGATGGCAATATCCGTGCGCAAACTATTTTGGACCTGGGTCGCCAATTTAATCTGGCCCTGCCGGCTGATGAACTAGCCGAACTGCGCCCGCATGTGCAAATCACTAAAACTGAGCCAGATCTAGTCAGCTTCCTGCAAAAGCTGGATTGGGGGGTTGCGGTGTTGGCCTCACTTGATGCTTGCCGCCGTGTGGCCTACGAGAATGTCGAAGATGCCGCTAATGCCGGTTTGCATTATGCCGAACTGCGTTTTTCACCCTTCTATATGGCAATGAAACACCAATTGCCGGTCGCCGGTGTGGTCGAGGCCGTCATTGATGGGGTGCAGTCCGGTTGTCGTGATTTTGATATTGATATCCGCCTGATTGGGATCCTCAGCCGCACTTTTGGTGAACAAGCTTGTTTGCAAGAACTTGATGGTTTACTGGCACATCGCGAGGGGATTACTGCGTTGGATCTGGCCGGTGACGAACTGGGCTTCCCTGGCGGTTTGTTCCGCAGTCACTTTAATCGCGCACGCGATGCGGGCCTGCGTATTACCGTCCATGCCGGTGAAGCCGCTGGCCCAGAAAGTATCTGGCAAGCTATCCGTGAGTTAGGTGCTGAACGTATTGGTCACGGTGTGAAAGCCATTGAAGATAGCAAATTGATGGATTATTTGGCTGAACACAACATTGGGATCGAATCCTGCCTGACCTCTAATATTCAGACCAGTACCGTCTCTTCGTTAGCTACTCACCCGCTGGCAACCTTCCTGCGCCATGGCGTAATGGCATCGATCAACACCGATGACCCGGCGGTACAAGGGATTGAAATTGCTAATGAATATCACATTGCCGCACCTGCTGCAGGCCTAACAGCGCAAGAAATCCGCCAGGCACAACAAAATGGCCTGACGATGGCATTTATCACCGAGCAGGAAAAACAGGCACTGCGCGACAAAATCCGTGGCTAA